The Vicinamibacteria bacterium DNA segment GAGCCCGTTCCTTGCCCGCGGGCAGGTCCCAGATTCCGACGTGGGCGCCCGATTTGTACGTCGCCAGCAGTACCTTGCCGTCTGAAGTGACCTCGAGGTTATAGGGTCCCATCCCCGCCCCCGCGTCGAAAGTACGGGAGACTCGCCACGCCGGAAGGTCGATCTCGTAGATCGTATGGTTGCCGTTCCCCGCGACATAGAGCTTGCTATCCGCGGTGGGGACGGTGCTCCAAGTGGGTTTCACCGCGCTCGATGGGTGCGCGGCGTCGTGTCCCTCGTGGTTGCCTTCCGGCGCGAGCGACAGCGTTCGCGACACCTCGAACGCGAGCGCGTCGACCTCCACGAGGTTGTCGTCCATCATGTTGACCGAATAGAGCCGCGTTCCCTTCCCGTTCATTCGCGCGCCGTGGGGCATGGTCCCGGTGTCGATGCGCGCCACTTCGAGCATCGTGCTCGTCTCCACCACGGAGATCGTGCTTGGCTTCATATCGCCGTGGAGATCGAAGTTCACGACGAATAGAAGACCCGTCGCGGGAGATACAGCCATGGTGGCGGGGAACATTCCCACGGGCACGTCGGCCAGCCACTCGTCGGTCTCGGCCTCGTACTTGTGGATCGACCCGAAAGGCATACCGTGAGCGATCGAAACGAACCAATGCTTCTTGTCGGGAGACACGCTGATGCCATGCGGGCCTTCGGTTTCCGCGGGGAAACTACCAACCGGTATCTTCTTGATCTCCTGGAGCCCGCCCGGACCGTAGCGGAGCTTGTGGACCGTGTCGTCCGATTCGGCACAGACATAGACGTAGTAGTTACGAGAAGGAGTCGTCGCCGCGATCTCAGCCGGCCAGGCGAAGGCGACGGCGAGCGCGAGGTGCGTGGCGCGACTCAATGCGTCTCTCCCATGAAGCGCGGCTTTTCGGGATCAACGAGCCTTACCGCCCAGAGACCCGAGTTGAAGTCGGCAACGAAAATGTGGCCCTTGTAGGGCTGCGGGCCCCAGGCGAACGGCGCGTTCTTGATGAATCCCTCGGGGTCGTAGGGATGCCAGAACGCGATTTCACGGCCCTGCTTGTAGAGATCGCCGCGCAGATCGCCGGAGACGTCCACGACGCGAAGTCCGCCGTTATAGTAGGCGACATACAAGACGTCGTCCTCGACCCAGAGGTTGTGGGTTCCCGCCTCGGGGACCTGAAATCGAGCCACTTCCCTCGGCTCGTTCCAATCGTCCCACTCGATGACGTGAATCCACCCGGCGGCGCGAATCGGCAAACTGCTCTCCAGATCGAAGTCATAAGGGAATGCCTCATCCCCGGCGAAGACGTAGAACTTCCCCGTCGATTTGCTTCGATAGGGAAAGGCGGCGTGATTCCACCCGCTCGGATGGGCGTAGCTTCCCAGCATTACGGGATGGTTGGGCGCGCCGCCTCGGCCTCCGCCTCCGACG contains these protein-coding regions:
- a CDS encoding YncE family protein, producing the protein MSRATHLALAVAFAWPAEIAATTPSRNYYVYVCAESDDTVHKLRYGPGGLQEIKKIPVGSFPAETEGPHGISVSPDKKHWFVSIAHGMPFGSIHKYEAETDEWLADVPVGMFPATMAVSPATGLLFVVNFDLHGDMKPSTISVVETSTMLEVARIDTGTMPHGARMNGKGTRLYSVNMMDDNLVEVDALAFEVSRTLSLAPEGNHEGHDAAHPSSAVKPTWSTVPTADSKLYVAGNGNHTIYEIDLPAWRVSRTFDAGAGMGPYNLEVTSDGKVLLATYKSGAHVGIWDLPAGKERARIKTTRTVPHGVAVSDDDRYAFVTLEGVGGEPGTVEVYDLATDERVAQADVGKQAGGITFWKGEP